A single window of Pirellulales bacterium DNA harbors:
- a CDS encoding DUF3467 domain-containing protein — MSTNPTERTAGDAAKPTAGAEQPAQQRIEVDDSKAVSSYANFCRVTGTPEELIIDFGLNPQPFGMPVNPVAIAQRIVTNYYTAKRMLHALQLTVQRHEQAFGVLETDVQKRVVGGRG, encoded by the coding sequence GTGTCTACTAATCCAACCGAACGAACCGCCGGAGATGCCGCCAAGCCAACCGCCGGGGCCGAACAGCCCGCACAGCAGCGGATCGAAGTCGACGATTCGAAGGCGGTCTCGTCGTATGCCAATTTTTGCCGCGTGACGGGAACGCCCGAAGAATTGATCATCGACTTCGGCCTCAATCCACAGCCGTTCGGCATGCCGGTCAACCCGGTGGCGATCGCCCAGCGGATCGTGACCAATTACTACACGGCCAAACGAATGCTCCATGCTCTGCAACTCACCGTGCAGCGGCACGAGCAAGCCTTCGGCGTGCTCGAGACGGACGTGCAGAAGCGCGTTGTCGGCGGTCGAGGTTGA
- a CDS encoding tetratricopeptide repeat protein, giving the protein MPTNEQLYDEADQLKDAGKLEEAVAKLTELLAQDAKYALAHSALAVLYTKLKRHDEAIAHAQRVCQLEPNDAFSFTALSVTYQRAGKIPEAEEAMARARVVQGGTH; this is encoded by the coding sequence ATGCCGACCAACGAACAACTTTACGACGAGGCGGACCAACTTAAGGACGCCGGCAAACTCGAGGAGGCCGTGGCCAAGTTGACGGAGTTGCTCGCTCAGGACGCAAAATACGCCCTGGCTCATTCCGCGCTGGCGGTGCTCTACACGAAGTTGAAGCGCCACGACGAAGCGATCGCGCATGCTCAACGCGTCTGCCAGCTTGAGCCAAACGATGCCTTCAGCTTCACGGCGCTCAGCGTGACCTACCAGCGGGCCGGAAAAATCCCCGAGGCCGAAGAGGCGATGGCCCGCGCTCGTGTGGTGCAGGGAGGAACGCACTAA
- the lpxA gene encoding acyl-ACP--UDP-N-acetylglucosamine O-acyltransferase: protein MNIHPLAIVSSEAQIGPDVTIGPFAVVEADVVIAAGCQLASHVVVKDGTRIGPNTAIHEGAILGGYPQHLNKPKQPGLLVIGANNTIREHATVHRAMKQGSATVLGESNFLMAGVHIAHDCCVGNHVIFANNALLAGHVTVEDRAFVSGAVGVHQFCRIGRLAMVGAHAKVVQDVPPYVTIDGISGCVVGLNLVGLRRGGFSSDDITQLKTAYRLIYRRGLKWTEVLEQLKADFPAGPAAVYSEFLAGGTRGFVQERRMPPSATIKLRPVAEEDPVTSVELKAKAG from the coding sequence GTGAATATCCACCCCTTGGCGATCGTAAGTTCCGAAGCACAAATCGGCCCGGACGTAACCATCGGGCCGTTCGCCGTCGTTGAAGCGGACGTCGTCATCGCCGCCGGCTGCCAACTGGCCAGCCATGTCGTCGTCAAGGACGGCACGCGGATCGGGCCAAATACGGCCATCCACGAAGGGGCGATTCTCGGCGGATACCCCCAACACCTTAACAAGCCCAAACAGCCCGGTTTGCTGGTGATCGGCGCGAATAATACCATTCGCGAGCACGCCACAGTCCATCGGGCGATGAAGCAGGGATCGGCAACGGTCCTCGGGGAAAGCAACTTCCTCATGGCCGGTGTCCATATCGCCCACGATTGTTGCGTCGGCAATCACGTGATCTTCGCCAACAATGCGCTTTTGGCCGGGCATGTGACAGTCGAAGATCGCGCGTTCGTGTCCGGCGCCGTCGGTGTGCACCAGTTCTGCCGGATCGGCCGGTTGGCGATGGTCGGCGCGCACGCCAAAGTCGTGCAAGACGTGCCGCCGTACGTCACCATCGACGGGATCAGCGGCTGCGTCGTCGGGCTGAATCTGGTCGGCTTGCGCCGCGGCGGCTTTTCGAGCGACGACATCACTCAACTGAAAACGGCCTATCGCTTGATTTATCGGCGGGGCTTGAAATGGACTGAGGTGCTCGAACAGCTCAAGGCCGACTTTCCGGCCGGCCCCGCCGCCGTCTATTCCGAATTCCTCGCCGGCGGAACCCGCGGCTTCGTCCAAGAGCGCCGCATGCCTCCCAGCGCGACAATCAAACTTCGCCCCGTCGCCGAAGAGGATCCCGTCACGAGCGTGGAGTTGAAAGCGAAAGCGGGGTGA
- a CDS encoding acyl-CoA desaturase, whose protein sequence is MSANDVQIKFGRETGFQTELRRRVEHYFATTGRRPRDCPRMYLKTAIVLTWFAVSYALLVFWAAQWWTVLPLALSLGLSMAGIGFNIQHDGGHSAYSDRPLVNRIMAMSLDLLGGSSYFWARKHNSIHHNYTNITDHDDDIDIGFLGRLSPHQPRLGFHRFQHYYLWLLYGLMPAKWHVYDDFRDWASGRIGSGPHRVNRPKGWDMATLLAGKAVFVTWAWIVPALLHPLWVVLLVYLAATYVEGVAMAIVFQLAHCVEEAGFPLPCPGTPRVQTSWAEHQVETTVDFARDNPIVNWYTGGLNFQVEHHLFPRICHIHYPALSRVVEDTCREFGLRYLVNRSFRHALASHFRLIRRLGAEGPIAEADHLHEVRSAEFEGEREGVNV, encoded by the coding sequence ATGTCGGCCAACGACGTTCAGATTAAATTCGGGCGGGAAACCGGATTCCAAACGGAATTGCGTCGCCGCGTCGAGCATTATTTTGCGACGACTGGCCGGCGGCCACGCGATTGCCCGCGGATGTATCTGAAAACGGCCATTGTGTTGACCTGGTTTGCCGTGTCGTATGCGCTCTTGGTGTTTTGGGCCGCGCAGTGGTGGACCGTTTTGCCGCTAGCCCTCTCGTTGGGGCTGTCCATGGCCGGGATCGGCTTCAACATCCAACATGACGGCGGGCATAGCGCCTATTCCGACCGGCCGCTGGTGAACCGGATCATGGCGATGTCACTCGACTTGCTGGGAGGCAGTTCGTATTTCTGGGCCCGCAAGCACAACTCGATTCATCACAACTATACGAATATCACCGATCACGACGACGACATCGATATTGGCTTCCTCGGCAGGCTTTCACCGCATCAGCCGCGGCTGGGTTTTCATCGCTTCCAACACTATTACCTGTGGCTGCTGTACGGCCTGATGCCGGCTAAATGGCACGTGTACGACGACTTTCGCGACTGGGCCAGTGGCCGAATCGGCAGCGGCCCGCACCGCGTCAATCGGCCGAAGGGCTGGGACATGGCGACGCTCTTGGCGGGCAAGGCCGTGTTTGTTACTTGGGCATGGATCGTTCCGGCGCTGCTGCATCCGCTGTGGGTCGTGCTGCTCGTCTATTTGGCAGCGACGTACGTCGAGGGAGTCGCAATGGCCATCGTGTTTCAGCTCGCACATTGCGTCGAGGAGGCCGGATTCCCATTGCCGTGCCCCGGCACGCCTAGAGTCCAAACCTCCTGGGCGGAGCATCAAGTCGAGACGACCGTCGATTTCGCCCGCGACAATCCGATCGTGAACTGGTACACCGGCGGGCTGAATTTTCAGGTGGAGCATCACCTGTTTCCCCGGATCTGCCACATTCATTATCCTGCGTTATCGAGAGTCGTCGAAGACACCTGCCGAGAGTTTGGCCTGCGTTATCTGGTCAACCGCTCGTTTCGACACGCGCTCGCCTCGCATTTCCGCTTGATTCGGCGGTTGGGTGCCGAAGGGCCAATTGCTGAAGCGGATCACCTGCACGAAGTGCGAAGTGCAGAATTCGAAGGCGAGCGTGAAGGCGTGAATGTCTGA
- the ppdK gene encoding pyruvate, phosphate dikinase: protein MIYYFGATRTDGRGDQKPLLGGKGANLAEMTSIGLPVPPGFTITTACCDLYYKHKKQLAPGLMDDVRRNIAVLEKEIGKKFGDRSDPLLVSVRSGAAASMPGMMNTILNLGLNDESVTGLANAVGNERFAYDSYRRLINMFGDVVVGVDHEHFEAAFDKIKLKYRAEHDTEVPLKGMIELCEAYKQVYLKHHGKPFPQDPLDQLELAIEAVFKSWMQPRAVKYRQVENITGLLGTAVNVQSMVFGNMGDDSGTGVAFTRNPSTGENKFYGEFLVNAQGEDVVAGIRTPLPVDQMPKWNKQVYQQLLEIKKILENHYRDVQDIEFTIERKKLYMLQTRTGKRTGFAAVRIACDLVKEKLIDEVTATKRIPAGDLTQLLLPSFDPAKKKSADVLTVGLPASPGAAVGALAFTAQEAVDRTTAGERVLLVRKETNPEDIEGMHLAAGILTSTGGMTSHAAVVARGWGRCCVAGAGAIQIDEKARKITVGGKVFTHKDVLSIDGSTGEVMVGEIARQEPKLSGDFATVMKWADKYRTLKIRTNADTPADAQRARDFGAEGIGLCRTEHMFFEGERIQAMREMILAETKEDRVAALAKLLPYQREDFEGIFKAMKGLPVTIRLLDPPLHEFLPQDEKSQKEMAQRLGVSPAKVKARVSQLHEMNPMLGHRGCRLAVTYPEILEMQVTAIVEAAINCKNRKIDAQPEIMIPLVGAAKELAVLRDLTVQTIEKVKQAKRLSSKLDITVGTMIEIPRAALTADEVAQHADFFSFGTNDLTQMTFGFSRDDVNTFLPDYLKAELLPRDPFQTLDATGVGQLVEMAVKKGRSTKRNLKCGICGEHGGDPASIAFCHKVGLDYVSCSPFRVPIARLAAAQAALK, encoded by the coding sequence ATGATTTACTATTTCGGGGCGACCCGCACCGACGGTCGCGGCGACCAGAAGCCGTTGCTGGGCGGCAAAGGGGCGAATCTGGCCGAGATGACGAGCATCGGTTTGCCCGTGCCCCCTGGCTTCACGATCACGACGGCCTGCTGCGATCTGTATTACAAGCATAAGAAGCAGTTGGCCCCCGGTTTGATGGACGACGTGCGGCGGAACATCGCCGTGTTGGAAAAGGAGATTGGCAAGAAGTTTGGCGACCGCAGCGATCCGCTTCTGGTCTCCGTCCGCTCCGGCGCCGCCGCCTCGATGCCCGGCATGATGAACACCATTCTCAACCTCGGGCTGAATGACGAATCGGTCACCGGGCTGGCCAATGCGGTCGGCAACGAACGATTCGCGTATGACTCCTATCGCCGCTTGATCAATATGTTCGGCGACGTAGTGGTCGGCGTCGATCACGAGCATTTCGAGGCGGCCTTCGACAAGATCAAGCTCAAGTATCGAGCCGAGCATGATACCGAGGTGCCGCTCAAGGGGATGATCGAGTTGTGCGAGGCATACAAACAAGTTTACTTGAAGCATCACGGCAAACCCTTCCCGCAGGATCCGCTCGACCAACTTGAGTTGGCCATCGAAGCGGTTTTCAAAAGCTGGATGCAGCCGCGGGCGGTCAAGTACCGGCAGGTCGAAAACATCACCGGGCTGTTGGGCACGGCCGTGAATGTGCAATCGATGGTGTTTGGCAACATGGGAGACGATTCGGGCACGGGCGTCGCATTCACTCGCAATCCGTCGACCGGCGAAAATAAATTCTACGGTGAGTTTCTCGTCAACGCGCAAGGGGAAGACGTCGTCGCTGGGATTCGCACGCCGCTGCCCGTCGATCAGATGCCCAAGTGGAACAAGCAGGTTTATCAGCAGCTTCTGGAGATCAAGAAGATTCTTGAGAACCACTATCGCGACGTGCAGGACATCGAATTCACGATCGAGCGCAAGAAGCTCTATATGCTGCAAACGCGCACAGGCAAACGGACGGGCTTTGCTGCCGTGCGAATCGCTTGCGACCTGGTCAAGGAAAAGCTCATCGACGAAGTAACCGCGACGAAGCGCATTCCCGCCGGCGATCTGACGCAACTCTTGCTGCCGAGCTTCGATCCGGCCAAGAAGAAGTCAGCCGATGTGCTGACCGTCGGGTTGCCCGCCTCGCCCGGCGCGGCGGTCGGCGCGCTGGCGTTCACCGCTCAGGAAGCCGTCGATCGGACGACGGCCGGCGAGCGCGTGCTGTTGGTGCGCAAGGAGACCAACCCTGAAGACATTGAAGGAATGCACCTGGCGGCCGGGATTCTCACGAGCACTGGCGGGATGACGAGCCATGCGGCCGTGGTTGCTCGCGGCTGGGGCCGCTGTTGTGTGGCCGGTGCCGGCGCGATCCAGATTGACGAGAAGGCCCGCAAGATCACCGTCGGTGGCAAGGTTTTCACGCACAAAGACGTGCTTTCGATCGACGGCTCGACCGGCGAAGTGATGGTCGGCGAAATTGCCCGACAGGAGCCGAAACTCTCCGGCGATTTCGCCACGGTGATGAAATGGGCTGACAAATATCGTACGCTCAAGATTCGCACGAACGCCGACACGCCGGCCGATGCCCAGCGGGCCCGCGATTTCGGCGCGGAAGGGATCGGCCTCTGTCGAACGGAACACATGTTCTTCGAAGGCGAACGCATCCAGGCCATGCGCGAAATGATCCTCGCCGAAACGAAGGAAGACCGCGTCGCCGCGCTCGCCAAGCTGTTGCCGTATCAGCGCGAGGATTTCGAGGGCATTTTCAAGGCGATGAAGGGGCTGCCCGTGACGATTCGGCTGCTCGATCCGCCCTTGCACGAATTCCTCCCGCAGGATGAAAAGAGCCAGAAGGAAATGGCCCAGCGGCTTGGCGTTAGCCCGGCGAAGGTGAAGGCCCGGGTGTCGCAGTTGCACGAAATGAACCCAATGCTCGGCCATCGCGGCTGCCGATTGGCCGTGACATATCCCGAGATCCTCGAAATGCAGGTCACGGCGATCGTCGAGGCGGCGATTAATTGCAAGAACCGCAAGATCGACGCTCAGCCCGAGATCATGATCCCACTGGTCGGGGCGGCCAAGGAATTGGCCGTCCTCCGTGACCTCACCGTCCAGACGATCGAAAAGGTCAAGCAGGCCAAGAGACTCTCCAGCAAGCTCGATATCACCGTCGGCACGATGATCGAAATCCCGCGGGCGGCGCTCACGGCCGATGAAGTCGCCCAGCACGCCGATTTCTTCAGCTTCGGCACGAACGACCTAACGCAGATGACGTTCGGCTTCAGCCGCGACGACGTGAACACGTTCCTGCCGGACTATTTGAAGGCGGAACTGCTCCCGCGCGACCCATTCCAAACGCTCGACGCGACCGGCGTGGGCCAGCTTGTGGAAATGGCCGTGAAGAAGGGCCGCTCGACGAAGCGCAACCTCAAATGCGGCATCTGCGGCGAACACGGCGGCGACCCCGCTTCGATCGCCTTCTGCCACAAAGTCGGTCTCGACTATGTAAGCTGCTCCCCGTTCCGCGTGCCAATTGCAAGGCTCGCGGCGGCGCAAGCGGCGTTAAAATAG
- a CDS encoding DUF1501 domain-containing protein yields MFATHAGRTRAYCDGLSRRSFLKIGVAGMASAGLADVLRAKAMSAALGQPAKDTSVILVWLDGGPSHMDTYDMKPEAPAEYRGIWRPIKTNVSGFEISELFPRQAKLADKFSVVRSLYHNDGDHFGGAHRMLTGRPGANGADQAGKSPGIGAIAARVCGPRTTGMPAYAAIPFASSVGLRPGYFGGNYVGREFNPFETDGDPNAPNFKVQGFQLPPNLTLDRLESRRALRQHFDRLRQVGDLSGTMEAMDRFQRQAFEFVAGGTARKAFDIDSEADANRDRYGRNNWGQSALLARRLVEAGSTFVTLNFGGWDHHWDLQQGLEDHLPKVDMAVSGLLTDLSERGLSERVLVVMCGEFGRTPRMNDGMSRGTPGRDHWGNAMFCLLAGGGVKGGRIIGSTNRLGEAPKDCPVTPQDIHATIYSVLGVDPSIKFLNHSGRPVPAIDNGRAISELF; encoded by the coding sequence ATGTTCGCGACCCATGCCGGACGCACGCGCGCCTATTGCGATGGTTTAAGCCGCCGCTCGTTTTTAAAGATCGGAGTCGCCGGAATGGCTAGCGCCGGCCTGGCCGACGTGCTTCGGGCGAAAGCCATGTCGGCCGCGCTCGGGCAACCGGCGAAAGACACGTCGGTCATACTCGTCTGGCTCGACGGCGGGCCGAGCCACATGGACACGTATGACATGAAGCCAGAGGCCCCGGCTGAATATCGCGGCATCTGGCGACCGATCAAGACGAACGTCTCCGGCTTTGAGATTAGCGAACTTTTCCCGCGCCAGGCGAAGTTGGCCGACAAGTTTTCGGTCGTCCGCTCGCTCTATCACAATGATGGCGATCATTTCGGCGGCGCTCACCGCATGCTCACCGGCCGGCCGGGAGCGAACGGCGCGGATCAAGCCGGTAAATCGCCCGGCATCGGCGCGATCGCGGCGCGAGTTTGCGGACCACGAACTACCGGAATGCCAGCCTATGCGGCGATACCTTTTGCATCGAGCGTCGGCTTGCGACCGGGCTATTTTGGCGGCAATTACGTCGGCCGCGAATTCAATCCATTTGAGACTGACGGCGACCCGAATGCCCCGAATTTCAAAGTTCAGGGATTTCAGCTTCCGCCCAATTTGACTCTCGATCGCTTGGAGAGCCGCAGGGCGTTGCGACAGCATTTCGATCGCTTGCGGCAAGTGGGCGATCTTTCGGGCACGATGGAAGCGATGGATCGTTTTCAGCGGCAGGCGTTTGAATTCGTCGCCGGCGGCACGGCGCGCAAGGCGTTCGACATCGATTCCGAAGCGGATGCGAATCGCGATCGTTACGGGCGAAACAACTGGGGGCAAAGTGCTCTCTTGGCTCGGCGTCTCGTCGAAGCCGGCAGCACATTCGTCACGCTGAATTTTGGCGGCTGGGATCATCACTGGGACCTGCAACAAGGCTTGGAAGACCACCTGCCGAAAGTCGATATGGCCGTTTCGGGTTTGCTCACGGATTTGTCGGAGCGCGGGCTTTCGGAGCGAGTCCTCGTGGTGATGTGCGGCGAGTTCGGCCGCACGCCGCGGATGAATGACGGCATGAGCAGAGGGACCCCTGGCCGCGACCATTGGGGTAACGCTATGTTCTGCCTGCTGGCCGGCGGCGGCGTGAAAGGCGGTCGAATCATCGGCTCGACGAATCGCCTCGGCGAAGCACCGAAAGACTGCCCCGTCACTCCTCAAGACATTCACGCCACGATCTACAGCGTGCTCGGCGTCGATCCAAGCATCAAATTCCTCAACCACTCCGGCCGCCCCGTCCCGGCCATCGACAACGGCCGCGCGATCAGCGAATTGTTTTGA
- a CDS encoding glucuronate isomerase — protein sequence MSAELQKRLFAELNSIALIDPHTHIDPRHPASETLADLLGYHYFTELIHSAGMPREQIEQRGLHPKELVARLVGGLEPLENTIQYSWLIETAREFFGFDDERITAKNWESLYDRATSQMATRDWAERVLIKSGIETVFLTNDFDDPLEGFDTRTYVPCLRTDDLVFHLSKPAVLERLEKAGGISVGAPSSLRHAIGRLFEHFISRGARACAISLPPDFTPRKVSDSDAKTAMPHFVFWMLAEFCAEYRLPFDLMIGVNRRVYEGGVTQGRDLFDSRVSLIQYRELFNSFPQVTFPISVLASVTNQELVSYAWIFPNIVTHGHWWYSNTPPFIEHDLAARLMAIPATKQIGYYSDMYKLEFALPKFAMFKRILAKVLAERFVVEQGWSEERAVALGRQVLRGNVERVFGRGEGRV from the coding sequence ATGTCCGCCGAACTTCAAAAACGCCTGTTCGCTGAGCTGAATTCGATCGCGTTGATCGATCCGCACACGCACATCGATCCGCGCCACCCGGCGTCGGAGACGCTGGCGGATTTGCTCGGCTACCACTATTTCACCGAGTTGATCCACTCGGCCGGAATGCCGCGGGAACAGATTGAGCAGCGAGGTTTACACCCAAAGGAATTGGTGGCCCGGCTCGTCGGCGGACTGGAACCGCTCGAGAACACAATTCAATACAGTTGGCTGATCGAGACCGCGCGGGAATTCTTCGGCTTCGACGACGAGCGAATTACGGCGAAGAATTGGGAATCGCTCTACGATCGCGCGACCTCGCAAATGGCGACCCGCGATTGGGCCGAGCGAGTGCTGATCAAGAGCGGAATCGAGACTGTTTTTCTGACCAACGATTTCGACGATCCACTCGAAGGCTTTGACACTCGAACGTACGTTCCCTGCCTGAGGACCGACGACCTCGTGTTTCACTTATCGAAACCAGCCGTTCTCGAGCGCTTGGAAAAGGCCGGCGGTATCTCGGTTGGCGCCCCGTCGTCGCTGCGGCATGCAATCGGCCGATTGTTTGAGCACTTTATCTCGCGCGGGGCGCGGGCCTGCGCGATTTCGCTGCCCCCCGATTTCACTCCCCGAAAAGTGTCGGATTCCGACGCCAAAACCGCGATGCCGCACTTCGTCTTCTGGATGCTCGCAGAGTTTTGCGCGGAGTATCGCTTGCCGTTCGATTTAATGATTGGAGTGAATCGAAGAGTCTACGAAGGGGGCGTAACCCAGGGGCGGGACTTGTTCGACAGCCGCGTCTCGCTCATTCAGTATCGCGAGCTATTCAATAGCTTTCCGCAGGTCACATTTCCGATCTCGGTCTTGGCCAGCGTGACGAATCAGGAGCTGGTCAGTTACGCCTGGATATTTCCGAATATCGTGACCCATGGGCATTGGTGGTATTCGAACACGCCACCATTCATCGAGCACGATCTAGCCGCCCGGCTGATGGCGATCCCGGCGACAAAGCAAATCGGCTACTACAGCGACATGTACAAGCTGGAGTTTGCGCTGCCGAAGTTCGCGATGTTCAAGCGGATTCTGGCCAAAGTGCTGGCCGAGCGATTTGTCGTCGAACAGGGCTGGAGCGAAGAGCGGGCAGTTGCGCTCGGTCGGCAGGTGCTTCGCGGAAATGTCGAGCGGGTGTTTGGGAGGGGCGAGGGACGGGTGTGA